In the Sphingomonas sp. LM7 genome, one interval contains:
- a CDS encoding TonB-dependent receptor, whose protein sequence is MNIRSTSRVRMAATASWAALGLALACGGQAMAQTTPEAGEQTAAPEVGEDSEAQSEAIIVVGSRASQQSAIGRKKNARTATDSIVADDIGSFPDRNVNEAISRIPGVALSRNEFGEGEGVAVRGNGPDLTRVELDGIGVQATNSLAIDGGSSRGADLRELPAELVKSVDVVKGSTADQTEGSLGGSISIKTRTGLDFKKPYFSLRAGAGQNSIGRDWTPDFNGVAATKLFGDRLGVIVSGNYSKLQNNGHGFETTTSNNRGYARLFDFDQSAEKTFTFNPATVGTDAADVAFANSTAPDGTTLTPRELITLSAGATSKAQCLTLFPHLAPAASTATRNQRILEQQTCLNQWNDYTPSLIRNFMNTQTDERYSFDGRLDYRVTDNLTIFAKGTIANRKVHDQNRSRNPVSLFNQNINGTFDISTAATNPRTRTVSPNAPAGYYLFDPSYGINNVSSNAVLGNVLNVIPGSVVVDDAHNVTKMTLTNNSVNIDQIENRIDTKTKYAQVGGEYRGDRLLVEAMAGLTTAETRRGDMRTSRNYAYGNAELTLQPNGLWDIGLPATYDETNPANFAQVNPAACVAGGSNPATCIGQNAVAASATGPATPQYLVSQMPLTTPTFAVQYSPRIGESTEKIAKLDLTYDTNDMLPFITRFKMGGMFRDNDIKRWGAGGYTASPQRGVFGQAGYVPAVIVPIAQVRGTLRACEPTAGSSAPGGLSCNYGFVPSTNPANIRSGVDTLTRQELIDLFTKTLEASDSNYFGDVPNRGNLPPAWQGIRTDQLFAALGASDFMNFDCMKQCVGSDGQTYDQPITRANETTKNVYAMFDFEQRLPLGMLFNGNVGLRGVFRTVESSGLQTISTIRTSATFNPADPNNAGGIITYTYAQNTNFKSSTNDWLPSVNLNFWGFNEKLVLRLYGGKTVAAPNINNLIPGGTCIIDERVDLTPSDDDYGCTGRVGNPALSPFKAWNYNASLEWYPNADTMFSATYGKLDVKVGNPIFVTVLERPFADSTQTNPITGTPLSELEFQVPTYANGPGYKRDIWEFSAKTAFTFLPWFLKYTGADANLSILTSAVTSGQQDPLTGDVMLPPDESKYYANASLWYDDGKLNLRVAYQKRSARFSCITPCGGNTNDINYPGEQWTNVRLVAPGYNPGVPRFNDGSTFIDAKISYNITRSFQVYAEGRNMTRQVQTVSTGDYVPFGDGTPRVMRMNYGGRRILGGVRIQFGN, encoded by the coding sequence ATGAATATTCGATCGACGTCGCGCGTCCGGATGGCAGCAACTGCCTCCTGGGCAGCTCTGGGCCTGGCGCTTGCCTGCGGAGGCCAGGCGATGGCGCAGACGACGCCGGAAGCCGGCGAACAGACCGCCGCCCCCGAAGTCGGCGAAGACAGCGAGGCCCAGTCCGAGGCGATCATCGTCGTCGGCTCGCGCGCCAGCCAGCAATCGGCGATCGGCCGCAAGAAGAATGCGCGCACCGCGACCGACTCGATCGTCGCCGACGACATCGGTTCCTTCCCCGATCGCAACGTCAACGAAGCCATTTCGCGCATCCCGGGCGTCGCGCTCAGCCGCAACGAATTCGGCGAAGGCGAAGGCGTGGCCGTGCGCGGCAACGGCCCCGATCTCACGCGCGTCGAACTCGACGGCATCGGCGTCCAGGCGACCAATTCTCTAGCGATTGACGGCGGCAGCAGCCGCGGCGCGGATCTGCGCGAATTGCCCGCCGAGCTGGTCAAGAGCGTCGACGTGGTCAAGGGATCGACTGCCGACCAGACCGAAGGCTCGCTGGGCGGCAGCATCTCGATCAAGACGCGCACCGGCCTCGATTTCAAGAAGCCCTATTTCTCGCTCCGCGCCGGCGCCGGGCAGAACTCGATCGGCCGCGACTGGACGCCCGATTTCAACGGCGTCGCCGCCACCAAGCTGTTCGGCGACCGGCTCGGCGTGATCGTCAGCGGCAATTATTCCAAGCTTCAGAATAACGGTCACGGCTTCGAGACCACCACCAGCAACAACCGCGGCTATGCGCGCCTGTTCGATTTCGATCAGTCGGCGGAGAAGACCTTCACCTTCAATCCGGCGACGGTGGGCACCGACGCCGCCGACGTCGCCTTCGCCAACAGCACCGCGCCGGACGGCACCACGCTGACGCCGCGCGAGCTGATCACGCTGTCCGCGGGCGCCACCAGCAAGGCGCAGTGTCTCACGCTGTTCCCGCATCTCGCGCCCGCCGCCAGCACCGCGACCCGCAACCAGCGCATCCTCGAGCAGCAGACCTGCCTCAATCAGTGGAACGACTATACGCCGTCGCTGATCCGCAACTTCATGAACACCCAGACCGACGAGCGCTATTCGTTCGACGGCCGCCTCGATTATCGCGTGACCGACAATCTGACGATCTTTGCCAAGGGCACGATCGCCAATCGCAAGGTCCACGATCAGAATCGCAGCCGCAATCCGGTCAGCCTGTTCAACCAGAACATCAACGGCACGTTCGATATCTCGACTGCGGCGACCAATCCGCGCACGCGCACCGTCTCTCCCAATGCGCCGGCGGGCTATTATCTGTTCGATCCCAGTTACGGGATCAACAATGTCAGCAGCAATGCGGTGCTGGGCAACGTCCTCAACGTGATCCCGGGCAGCGTCGTCGTCGATGACGCGCACAACGTCACCAAGATGACGCTGACCAACAATTCGGTGAACATCGACCAGATCGAGAACCGCATCGATACCAAGACCAAATATGCCCAGGTCGGCGGCGAATATCGCGGCGATCGGCTGCTGGTCGAAGCGATGGCGGGCCTGACCACCGCTGAGACCCGGCGCGGCGACATGCGCACCTCGCGCAACTATGCCTATGGCAATGCCGAACTGACGCTCCAGCCCAACGGGCTGTGGGACATCGGCTTGCCTGCTACCTATGACGAAACCAACCCTGCGAACTTCGCGCAGGTGAACCCGGCGGCCTGCGTCGCGGGCGGCAGCAATCCGGCGACCTGCATCGGCCAGAATGCGGTCGCCGCGAGCGCCACGGGACCTGCCACGCCGCAATATCTCGTGTCGCAGATGCCGCTGACCACACCGACCTTCGCGGTCCAATATTCGCCGCGCATCGGCGAATCGACCGAGAAGATCGCCAAGCTCGATCTTACCTACGACACCAACGACATGCTGCCGTTCATCACCCGCTTCAAAATGGGCGGGATGTTCCGCGACAACGACATCAAGCGCTGGGGCGCCGGCGGCTACACTGCCAGCCCGCAACGGGGCGTGTTCGGCCAGGCCGGCTATGTTCCGGCGGTGATCGTGCCGATCGCCCAGGTCCGCGGCACGCTGCGCGCCTGCGAGCCGACGGCGGGGTCGTCTGCCCCGGGCGGGCTCTCGTGCAATTATGGCTTCGTGCCCAGCACCAATCCGGCGAATATCCGTTCGGGTGTCGATACGCTGACGCGGCAGGAACTGATCGATCTGTTCACCAAGACGCTCGAAGCCAGCGATTCGAACTATTTCGGCGACGTGCCGAATCGCGGCAATCTGCCGCCCGCCTGGCAGGGCATCCGCACCGACCAGCTGTTCGCCGCGCTCGGCGCGTCTGACTTCATGAACTTCGATTGCATGAAGCAGTGCGTGGGCAGCGACGGCCAGACCTATGATCAGCCGATCACGCGCGCGAACGAGACGACCAAGAACGTCTACGCGATGTTCGATTTCGAGCAGCGCCTGCCGCTCGGCATGCTGTTCAACGGCAATGTCGGTCTTCGCGGCGTGTTCCGGACGGTCGAATCGTCGGGTCTCCAGACGATCTCGACGATCCGCACCAGCGCGACGTTCAACCCGGCCGATCCCAACAACGCCGGCGGCATCATCACCTATACCTATGCCCAGAACACCAATTTCAAGAGCAGCACCAATGATTGGCTGCCCAGCGTCAACCTCAACTTCTGGGGCTTCAACGAGAAGCTCGTCCTGCGGCTGTACGGCGGCAAGACGGTGGCGGCGCCGAACATCAACAATCTGATCCCCGGCGGCACCTGCATCATCGACGAGCGCGTCGATCTCACGCCCAGCGACGATGATTATGGCTGCACCGGGCGTGTCGGCAATCCGGCGCTCTCGCCGTTCAAGGCGTGGAACTACAATGCCAGCCTCGAATGGTATCCCAACGCCGACACGATGTTCTCGGCGACCTATGGCAAGCTCGACGTCAAGGTCGGCAACCCGATTTTCGTGACCGTGCTCGAGCGTCCGTTCGCGGACAGCACCCAGACCAACCCGATTACCGGCACGCCCTTGTCCGAGCTCGAATTCCAGGTGCCGACCTATGCCAACGGTCCGGGCTACAAGCGCGACATCTGGGAATTCTCGGCCAAGACCGCATTCACCTTCCTGCCCTGGTTCCTGAAATACACCGGCGCCGACGCCAATCTGTCGATCCTTACCTCGGCAGTCACCTCGGGCCAGCAGGATCCGCTGACCGGCGACGTGATGCTGCCGCCCGACGAGTCCAAATATTACGCCAACGCCTCGCTCTGGTATGACGATGGCAAGCTCAACCTGCGCGTGGCCTATCAGAAGCGCAGCGCGCGCTTCTCGTGCATCACGCCGTGCGGGGGCAACACCAACGACATCAACTATCCGGGTGAACAGTGGACCAATGTCCGCCTCGTCGCGCCGGGCTATAATCCGGGCGTGCCGCGGTTCAACGACGGCTCGACCTTCATCGACGCCAAGATCTCGTACAACATCACCCGCAGCTTCCAGGTCTATGCCGAGGGCCGCAACATGACCCGTCAGGTACAGACCGTCTCGACCGGCGATTACGTGCCCTTCGGCGACGGTACGCCGCGGGTGATGCGGATGAACTATGGCGGCCGCCGCATACTTGGCGGTGTGCGCATCCAGTTCGGCAACTGA
- a CDS encoding aldo/keto reductase — protein sequence MMRYRSLGRTGLQVSELAVAVCGAGDDPEEARATLALAFDRGINAVTIDAGDADGVRLLGASLGQAPDKAGIHVIARPTSLVPFDLPSPHVPAQHAYPGAHLRAEVERLRTALGVERLALVQLHAWCPEWLHEGDWLDTLRRLRAEGKIAGFGISLFDHDIEAAPEAVASGMIDAVQLMHNVFDPAGAALFPHCQAHDVAMVVRAPLYYGAIAPGFGEAVFSDRDWRRGYFFDAHRRETVARVHNLADTTGSPERSVTDLALRFCLSHPAVSTVAVGMCRREHLEANLRAMLAGPLDADSRAALARHKWLV from the coding sequence ATGATGCGCTACCGCTCGCTGGGACGAACCGGACTCCAGGTCTCCGAGCTCGCCGTCGCGGTGTGCGGCGCTGGCGACGATCCCGAAGAAGCCCGCGCCACGCTGGCGCTCGCATTCGATCGCGGAATCAATGCAGTAACGATCGATGCCGGCGACGCAGACGGCGTCCGCTTGCTCGGCGCATCCCTCGGGCAGGCCCCGGACAAGGCCGGCATCCACGTCATCGCCCGACCGACGTCGCTGGTGCCCTTCGATTTGCCGTCGCCGCATGTGCCCGCCCAGCACGCCTATCCCGGCGCGCATCTCCGCGCCGAGGTCGAGCGATTGCGCACAGCGCTCGGCGTCGAGCGGCTGGCGCTGGTGCAGCTCCACGCCTGGTGCCCCGAATGGCTGCACGAGGGCGATTGGCTGGACACGCTCCGGCGCCTGCGCGCCGAGGGAAAGATCGCCGGCTTCGGCATATCGCTGTTCGACCACGACATCGAAGCCGCGCCCGAAGCCGTCGCCAGCGGCATGATCGACGCGGTGCAGCTGATGCATAATGTCTTTGATCCAGCCGGCGCGGCGCTGTTCCCGCATTGCCAGGCGCACGACGTCGCCATGGTCGTCCGCGCGCCGCTCTATTACGGCGCAATCGCGCCCGGGTTCGGCGAAGCGGTCTTTTCGGATCGCGACTGGCGCCGCGGCTATTTCTTCGACGCTCATCGGCGCGAGACCGTTGCGCGCGTCCACAATCTGGCGGACACGACCGGGTCGCCCGAACGTTCGGTGACCGATCTGGCGCTGCGCTTCTGCCTGTCGCACCCCGCGGTCTCTACGGTTGCCGTGGGAATGTGCCGGCGCGAGCATCTCGAGGCCAATCTGCGCGCAATGCTCGCCGGCCCGCTCGATGCCGATAGTCGCGCGGCACTGGCCCGCCACAAATGGCTCGTCTGA
- a CDS encoding P-II family nitrogen regulator: MKLIIAIIKPFKLDEVREALTQVGIAGMTVTEVKGFGRQKGQTEIYRGAEYSTNMVPKIKLEIACGADIVDRAVEAIQAAASTGAIGDGKIFVLDLGQAVRIRTGETDETAL; the protein is encoded by the coding sequence ATGAAGCTCATCATCGCCATCATAAAACCGTTCAAGCTGGACGAAGTGCGCGAGGCGCTCACGCAAGTGGGCATTGCGGGCATGACCGTCACCGAGGTCAAGGGCTTCGGTCGGCAAAAGGGCCAGACCGAGATTTATCGGGGGGCCGAGTACAGCACCAACATGGTGCCCAAGATCAAGCTTGAGATCGCGTGCGGGGCCGACATCGTCGATCGCGCCGTCGAGGCGATCCAGGCCGCGGCCAGCACCGGCGCTATCGGCGACGGCAAGATTTTCGTCCTCGATCTCGGCCAGGCGGTGCGCATCCGCACCGGCGAGACCGACGAGACGGCGCTGTGA
- a CDS encoding ammonium transporter yields the protein MKLATKLAAGAGLALFAALPAWAQDAAPAVATVVPDDSMVSKGDVAWMLVSAAFVLMMSVPGLALFYGGLVRTKNMLSILMQVLTIVCVAGLVWCAWGYSMAFTNGGSLNSFVGGFSKVFLQGVDANTFAATFSNGVYLPETVFVVFQMTFAMITPALIVGAFAERIKFTPLILFVVAWLTLVYFPMAHMVWYWPGPDFQPGLPDDHGYLWGLGALDFAGGTVVHINAGIAGLVGCLVIGKRTGYKTDPMPPHSLTMTMIGAALLWVGWFGFNAGSNLEANKFAALAFVNTMTATAAAGAVWAIIEQVIHKKPSLLGAASGVVAGLVAITPAAGFAHPMTAIVLGAVASAVCFFFVTTVKNKLKYDDTLDVFGVHCVGGIVGAIGTAIVADPALGGQGFMDFNVIPAVAGTYDMGAQLLTQAKAVGVTLVLSGGVTAILFLAIKHTIGLRPSVEVELEGLDINEHGERAYNY from the coding sequence ATGAAGCTAGCAACCAAACTGGCCGCGGGGGCAGGGCTTGCCCTGTTCGCGGCGCTGCCCGCTTGGGCACAGGACGCCGCGCCTGCAGTGGCGACGGTCGTTCCCGACGATTCGATGGTGAGCAAGGGCGATGTCGCCTGGATGCTCGTCTCGGCGGCATTCGTGCTGATGATGTCGGTTCCCGGCCTCGCGCTTTTCTATGGCGGCCTCGTCCGCACCAAGAACATGCTGTCGATCCTGATGCAGGTGCTGACGATCGTCTGCGTCGCCGGCCTCGTCTGGTGCGCCTGGGGCTATTCGATGGCCTTTACCAACGGCGGTTCGCTGAACAGCTTCGTCGGCGGCTTCTCCAAGGTCTTCCTCCAGGGCGTCGATGCGAACACCTTCGCGGCGACCTTCTCGAACGGCGTCTATCTGCCCGAGACTGTATTCGTCGTCTTCCAGATGACCTTCGCGATGATCACCCCGGCGCTGATCGTTGGTGCGTTCGCCGAACGCATCAAGTTCACGCCGCTGATCCTTTTCGTCGTCGCATGGCTGACCTTGGTCTACTTCCCGATGGCGCACATGGTCTGGTACTGGCCCGGCCCGGACTTCCAGCCCGGCCTGCCTGACGATCACGGCTATCTCTGGGGTCTCGGCGCACTAGACTTCGCCGGCGGCACCGTCGTCCACATCAATGCGGGCATCGCCGGCCTCGTCGGCTGCCTCGTGATCGGCAAGCGCACGGGCTACAAGACCGATCCCATGCCGCCCCACTCGCTGACCATGACGATGATCGGCGCGGCCCTTCTGTGGGTGGGCTGGTTCGGCTTCAACGCGGGCTCCAACCTCGAAGCCAACAAGTTCGCCGCGCTCGCCTTCGTCAACACGATGACGGCGACCGCCGCTGCAGGCGCTGTCTGGGCGATCATCGAGCAGGTCATCCACAAGAAGCCGTCGCTCCTCGGCGCAGCCTCGGGCGTTGTCGCCGGCCTAGTGGCGATCACCCCGGCCGCAGGCTTCGCGCATCCGATGACGGCGATCGTGCTCGGCGCGGTGGCATCGGCGGTGTGCTTCTTCTTCGTCACCACGGTGAAGAACAAGCTGAAGTATGACGACACGCTCGACGTGTTCGGCGTCCACTGTGTCGGTGGCATCGTCGGCGCGATCGGCACCGCGATCGTCGCCGATCCGGCGCTGGGCGGCCAGGGCTTCATGGACTTCAACGTCATCCCGGCGGTCGCCGGCACCTATGACATGGGTGCGCAGCTACTCACCCAGGCCAAGGCGGTCGGTGTGACGCTGGTGTTGTCGGGCGGGGTCACCGCTATCCTGTTCCTCGCGATCAAGCACACGATCGGGTTGCGTCCCAGCGTAGAAGTCGAGCTCGAAGGGCTCGACATCAACGAGCATGGCGAGCGCGCCTACAACTACTGA
- a CDS encoding GMC family oxidoreductase gives MEEADIVVIGCGSGGSAVAGRLSEGGKYTVAVIEAGGRNTSLKTIMPGMMPFQTDKTNWRFETVPQPGLNGRRGYQPRGKGMGGSSAINAMLYNRGNARDYDEWRDLGCTGWGWGDMLPWFRRSEHNVRGADAFHGDDGPLWVSDQDHAHPGSRAFIEAASRLQIPVNPDFNGARQDGVGLYQVTQKNGERWTASRAYLEAKHRDTLHIVCDALVERILFHEGRASGVAYRKHGQAHEIRARRAVVLAAGAFQTPQLLMLSGIGPAAHLAEMGLAVRIDRPAVGADLQDHIDYTAAFETDGSLFLGRSALGTLKSVGALLQWLFTRGGGMTSPYAEAGAFLRTELAGERPDVQLHFLIAIVEDHGRARVKGHGYSCHACVLRPESRGTVRLQSPDAAAPPLIDPNFLSDPRDMAVLKTGVRAMYRILDTPPLADYKGRDRYPIDLTDDAALDALIRARADTIYHPVGTARMGSDAEAVVDPRLKVRGVDRLYVADASVMPRLIGGNTNAPSIVIGERCAAFISQDLG, from the coding sequence GTGGAAGAAGCCGATATCGTCGTCATCGGATGCGGATCGGGCGGGAGCGCCGTCGCAGGCCGCCTGAGTGAGGGCGGAAAATACACCGTCGCGGTGATCGAGGCGGGCGGGCGCAACACCAGCCTCAAGACGATCATGCCCGGCATGATGCCGTTCCAGACCGACAAGACCAACTGGCGCTTCGAGACCGTGCCGCAGCCGGGACTGAACGGGCGCCGCGGCTACCAGCCGCGCGGCAAAGGCATGGGCGGATCGAGCGCGATCAACGCGATGCTCTACAATCGCGGCAACGCGCGCGATTATGACGAGTGGCGCGACCTGGGCTGCACCGGCTGGGGCTGGGGCGACATGCTGCCCTGGTTCCGCCGCAGCGAGCATAATGTCCGAGGCGCCGACGCCTTTCACGGCGACGATGGCCCGCTCTGGGTCAGCGACCAAGACCATGCGCATCCGGGCTCGCGCGCCTTCATCGAAGCGGCGTCGCGGCTTCAGATCCCGGTCAACCCCGACTTCAACGGCGCCCGGCAGGACGGCGTCGGGCTCTATCAGGTGACCCAGAAGAACGGCGAGCGCTGGACTGCGTCGCGCGCCTATCTGGAGGCGAAGCATCGCGACACTCTTCACATCGTCTGCGACGCGCTGGTCGAGCGCATCCTGTTTCACGAGGGCCGTGCGTCGGGCGTCGCCTATCGCAAGCACGGGCAGGCGCACGAGATCCGGGCGCGGCGCGCAGTGGTGCTCGCTGCCGGGGCGTTCCAGACACCGCAGCTGCTGATGCTGTCAGGGATCGGCCCGGCTGCGCATCTCGCCGAGATGGGGCTGGCGGTGCGTATCGACCGCCCGGCAGTCGGCGCCGACCTCCAGGACCATATCGACTATACTGCGGCGTTCGAGACCGACGGCAGCCTGTTCCTCGGCCGATCGGCGCTGGGCACGCTAAAATCGGTCGGTGCATTGCTCCAATGGCTGTTCACCCGTGGCGGCGGAATGACCTCGCCCTATGCCGAGGCGGGCGCGTTTCTGCGTACCGAACTCGCCGGCGAGCGGCCCGACGTCCAGCTCCACTTCCTGATCGCGATCGTCGAGGATCACGGCCGCGCCAGGGTGAAGGGGCATGGCTATAGCTGCCACGCCTGCGTGCTGCGCCCGGAAAGCCGCGGCACCGTCCGGCTCCAGTCGCCCGACGCCGCGGCGCCGCCGCTGATCGATCCGAATTTCCTGAGCGACCCGCGCGATATGGCAGTGCTCAAGACCGGCGTACGCGCGATGTACCGCATTCTCGATACGCCGCCGCTCGCCGACTATAAGGGCCGCGACCGTTATCCGATCGACCTGACCGACGATGCCGCGCTCGACGCGCTGATCCGCGCGCGGGCGGACACGATCTACCACCCGGTCGGCACGGCGCGGATGGGATCGGACGCGGAGGCCGTGGTCGACCCGCGGCTCAAGGTGCGGGGCGTCGACAGGCTGTACGTCGCCGACGCATCGGTGATGCCGCGCCTGATCGGCGGCAATACCAATGCGCCGAGCATCGTGATCGGCGAACGCTGCGCGGCGTTCATTTCCCAGGATCTAGGCTAG
- a CDS encoding sterol desaturase family protein: protein MKLADPVTLAIPAFVLLVLAEMVVARIKDRTRYEPRDTLTSLLLGTGSTIAGVLSGGLVFALATWLWQFRAFDIGYAWYWFAIAFVVDDFAYYLFHRSAHRVRWFWASHVIHHSSQHYNLSTALRQTWTGFFSLGFLFRLPLFLIGFPPAMVFFVAGLNLIYQFWIHTEVIGRMPRWFEAVMNTPSHHRVHHATNPRYLDSNYAGVFIVWDRLLGTFEPERDDDRPRYGIVKDLGSFNVLWAATHEWVGIAKDVWHAPSWRARLNYLIRPPGWSHDGSRDTSETIKARWETARQERGDSWKKPISSSSDADRAGAPSQAA from the coding sequence ATGAAGCTCGCCGATCCCGTGACGCTGGCAATTCCCGCCTTTGTGCTGCTGGTGCTGGCGGAGATGGTGGTCGCGCGGATCAAGGACCGCACCCGCTACGAGCCGCGCGACACGCTGACCTCGCTATTGCTGGGAACCGGCAGCACGATCGCCGGGGTCCTGTCGGGCGGACTGGTCTTCGCGCTGGCGACATGGCTCTGGCAGTTCCGCGCCTTCGACATCGGCTATGCCTGGTATTGGTTCGCCATCGCCTTCGTGGTCGATGATTTCGCTTATTATCTGTTCCACCGCTCGGCGCACCGCGTCCGCTGGTTCTGGGCGAGCCACGTCATCCATCATTCGAGCCAGCATTATAATCTCTCGACGGCGCTGCGGCAGACATGGACCGGCTTCTTCAGTCTGGGCTTCCTGTTCCGCCTGCCCTTGTTCCTGATCGGCTTCCCCCCGGCGATGGTGTTCTTCGTGGCCGGCCTCAACCTGATCTACCAGTTCTGGATCCACACCGAAGTGATCGGGCGGATGCCGCGCTGGTTCGAAGCGGTGATGAACACGCCGTCGCACCACCGCGTCCACCACGCGACCAACCCCCGCTACCTCGACAGCAATTATGCCGGGGTATTCATCGTGTGGGACCGCCTGCTCGGTACCTTCGAGCCCGAACGCGACGACGACCGGCCGCGCTACGGCATCGTCAAGGACCTGGGCAGCTTCAATGTCCTGTGGGCCGCGACGCACGAATGGGTGGGGATCGCCAAGGACGTCTGGCACGCGCCAAGCTGGCGTGCGCGGCTCAACTACCTGATCCGGCCGCCGGGATGGAGCCATGACGGCAGCCGGGACACGTCGGAAACGATAAAGGCGCGCTGGGAAACAGCCCGCCAGGAGCGGGGGGATTCGTGGAAGAAGCCGATATCGTCGTCATCGGATGCGGATCGGGCGGGAGCGCCGTCGCAGGCCGCCTGA
- a CDS encoding TIGR01244 family sulfur transferase, with product MIRKIDEQISVAPQIAPEEVADIAAAGFRGIVNNRPEGEELGQPTGDAVRAAAEAAGLSYAEIPVTHAGFSATQVEAMAKAIEDAGGPVLAYCRSGTRSCNLWALAEASRGGDPDALTAKAAGAGYDISGLRPLLDALSGRA from the coding sequence ATGATCCGGAAGATCGACGAGCAGATATCGGTGGCGCCGCAGATCGCGCCCGAGGAGGTGGCGGACATCGCTGCGGCGGGGTTCAGGGGAATCGTCAACAATCGCCCCGAAGGCGAGGAGCTCGGCCAGCCGACGGGCGACGCGGTGCGCGCCGCGGCCGAGGCGGCAGGATTGTCCTATGCGGAGATCCCGGTCACGCATGCCGGCTTCTCGGCGACGCAGGTCGAAGCGATGGCTAAGGCGATCGAGGACGCCGGCGGGCCGGTTCTGGCCTATTGCCGCTCGGGAACGCGCTCGTGCAATCTCTGGGCACTCGCCGAGGCCAGCCGCGGTGGGGATCCGGACGCGCTGACGGCCAAGGCGGCGGGTGCGGGGTATGACATTTCGGGACTCCGTCCTCTTCTCGACGCGCTTTCCGGCCGCGCATGA